The Coffea arabica cultivar ET-39 chromosome 4e, Coffea Arabica ET-39 HiFi, whole genome shotgun sequence genome includes a window with the following:
- the LOC113742760 gene encoding uncharacterized protein isoform X1, with translation MSRSPSFHARSEPDAKVDEKAFQQWAVAFCIIRFDLEQGQLIEECYPPGCLTQNEELEVAFSSFPDSVSQQYNRSSIHDCIFFFRIRRQEKMQTANVVSHEIVEVDNEIASQDNKLLKLSNNAPRYLYGFVFNRQRHDERLKRGGEQKSVVILSHSPYSSVFRPLLQIMGPLYFDIGKKALNYIAASVSSWASPLPGQLMELPIGNATLKVHLPPAHSLPLDGRMFFEELTSPIAPFLPSNQSVPQGLFHDSDLFGIFRGLLMQLWRLWELLLIGEPILVIAPTPPQCSEAVAGLVSLVAPLLCSVDFRPYFTIHDPEFAQLNSLQEGATFPPMVLGVTNLFFLKALRNVPHIVSVGSPASNSNRPAMSSRTSIGKMPDGQDGFGLPQLSLKKFTPSNFLNAVKLRRDGPLCLMTEHREAVWSTYTAITKPDTSILNRLIDAGMSPRVEESMSVVNNEILRRHFLELTTNFLAPFGPYFRATTPSEGSSPFLDPPPLPHFDKEEFLASLSARGPGKFLLKRMRSNWLDLYRRFMKGHNFLPWFRRKRAVAEQEQLRLWRQVRMKTDIKKFISQLSEVEIVDSFNAIERHLLGELQQSGSANANVDSEAAAQKLKGDLLAVFNMLPKDVQELLLMNPHRAALLQGPPDCEDLPKEPLVQSAVLFSSSPR, from the exons ATGAGTCGGTCACCGTCATTTCATGCAAGGTCAGAACCTGATGCAAAAGTCGATGAAAAAGCTTTTCAGCAATGGGCAGTTGCTTTTTGCATCATTAGATTTGATCTTGAGCAAGGGCAGCTCATTGAAGAGTGTTATCCACCAGGGTGTCTGACCCAAAATGAGGAGCTTGAAGTTGCATTTAGTTCATTCCCAGATTCTGTTTCACAACAATATAACCGCTCCAGCATCCATGACTGCATCTTCTTCTTTAGGATACGAAGGCAGGAGAAAATGCAGACGGCAAATGTAGTCTCCCATGAGATAGTTGAAGTAGATAACGAGATTGCATCACAAGATAATAAGCTTCTAAAGCTGTCTAATAACGCTCCAAGGTATTTATATGGATTTGTATTTAATAGGCAGAGACATGATGAAAGGTTAAAGCGAGGTGGCGAACAAAAATCGGTTGTAATTCTTTCCCATAGCCCATACTCTAGTGTATTTAGACCTTTGTTACAAATCATGGGCCCTTTGTATTTTGACATTGggaagaaagctctcaactatATTGCTGCTTCAGTATCATCTTGGGCTTCTCCTTTACCTGGTCAACTTATGGAGCTTCCTATTGGGAATGCCACGCTTAAAGTGCACCTGCCACCTGCTCATAGTTTACCTTTAGATGGTAGAATGTTCTTTGAAGAGTTAACTTCACCTATAGCTccttttcttccttctaatcaatcTGTACCACAAGGTCTGTTCCATGATTCAGACCTTTTTGGTATATTTAGAGGGCTTTTGATGCAGCTTTGGAGGCTATGGGAATTGTTACTCATTGGTGAACCAATTCTTGTCATAGCACCTACACCTCCCCAGTGCTCTGAAGCTGTTGCTGGTTTAGTTAGTTTGGTCGCTCCACTTCTTTGCAGTGTTGATTTCAGGCCTTATTTTACGATTCATGATCCAGAATTTGCCCAGTTAAACTCACTTCAAGAAGGTGCAACTTTCCCTCCAATGGTTTTGGGGGTGACAAATCTTTTTTTCCTTAAGGCTCTTCGTAATGTTCCTCACATTGTTTCAGTAGGAAGCCCTGCTTCAAACTCAAATCGTCCTGCTATGTCTTCTCGGACCTCCATTGGCAAAATGCCTGATGGCCAAGATGGATTTGGGCTTCCACAACTTTCCTTGAAGAAGTTCACGCCTTCAAATTTCTTGAATGCCGTGAAATTGAGGAGGGATGGCCCTCTTTGCCTCATGACAGAACACAGAGAAGCGGTTTGGTCCACTTATACTGCTATTACAAAGCCAGACACATCTATTTTAAATAGGCTAATTGATGCAGGGATGTCACCAAGGGTTGAGGAATCAATGTCAGTTGTTAACAACGAGATACTCCGTCGGCATTTCTTGGAGCTCACTACCAACTTTTTAGCCCCGTTTGGTCCATATTTCAGGGCAACCACACCTTCTGAAGGATCATCTCCTTTTTTGGACCCCCCTCCCCTTCCCCATTTTGATAAAGAGGAGTTCTTAGCAAGCTTGTCAGCAAGAGGTCCGGGGAAGTTTCTGCTCAAGAGGATGAGATCAAATTGGCTGGATTTATACCG GCGGTTTATGAAAGGACACAACTTTTTGCCTTGGTTTAGAAGGAAGCGTGCTGTTGCTGAGCAAGAACAGCTTAGGTTGTGGAGGCAAGTTAGAATGAAGACTgacataaaaaaatttatatcaCAATTGTCAGAGGTGGAAATTGTTGATTCCTTCAATGCTATCGAGAGACATCTTCTTGGCGAACTGCAG CAGTCTGGTAGTGCTAATGCTAATGTAGACTCTGAGGCTGCTGCTCAGAAATTGAAGGGGGATTTGCTGGCTGTGTTTAACATGCTTCCTAAGGACGTGCAGGAACTTCTTCTTATGAATCCACACAGAGCAGCTCTTCTACAAGGACCTCCTGACTGCGAGGACCTTCCAAAGGAACCTCTTGTACAGAGTGCTGTTCTGTTCTCGAGTTCACCAAGATGA
- the LOC113742760 gene encoding uncharacterized protein isoform X3, protein MSRSPSFHARSEPDAKVDEKAFQQWAVAFCIIRFDLEQGQLIEECYPPGCLTQNEELEVAFSSFPDSVSQQYNRSSIHDCIFFFRIRRQEKMQTANVVSHEIVEVDNEIASQDNKLLKLSNNAPRYLYGFVFNRQRHDERLKRGGEQKSVVILSHSPYSSVFRPLLQIMGPLYFDIGKKALNYIAASVSSWASPLPGQLMELPIGNATLKVHLPPAHSLPLDGRMFFEELTSPIAPFLPSNQSVPQGLFHDSDLFGIFRGLLMQLWRLWELLLIGEPILVIAPTPPQCSEAVAGLVSLVAPLLCSVDFRPYFTIHDPEFAQLNSLQEVGSPASNSNRPAMSSRTSIGKMPDGQDGFGLPQLSLKKFTPSNFLNAVKLRRDGPLCLMTEHREAVWSTYTAITKPDTSILNRLIDAGMSPRVEESMSVVNNEILRRHFLELTTNFLAPFGPYFRATTPSEGSSPFLDPPPLPHFDKEEFLASLSARGPGKFLLKRMRSNWLDLYRRFMKGHNFLPWFRRKRAVAEQEQLRLWRQVRMKTDIKKFISQLSEVEIVDSFNAIERHLLGELQQSGSANANVDSEAAAQKLKGDLLAVFNMLPKDVQELLLMNPHRAALLQGPPDCEDLPKEPLVQSAVLFSSSPR, encoded by the exons ATGAGTCGGTCACCGTCATTTCATGCAAGGTCAGAACCTGATGCAAAAGTCGATGAAAAAGCTTTTCAGCAATGGGCAGTTGCTTTTTGCATCATTAGATTTGATCTTGAGCAAGGGCAGCTCATTGAAGAGTGTTATCCACCAGGGTGTCTGACCCAAAATGAGGAGCTTGAAGTTGCATTTAGTTCATTCCCAGATTCTGTTTCACAACAATATAACCGCTCCAGCATCCATGACTGCATCTTCTTCTTTAGGATACGAAGGCAGGAGAAAATGCAGACGGCAAATGTAGTCTCCCATGAGATAGTTGAAGTAGATAACGAGATTGCATCACAAGATAATAAGCTTCTAAAGCTGTCTAATAACGCTCCAAGGTATTTATATGGATTTGTATTTAATAGGCAGAGACATGATGAAAGGTTAAAGCGAGGTGGCGAACAAAAATCGGTTGTAATTCTTTCCCATAGCCCATACTCTAGTGTATTTAGACCTTTGTTACAAATCATGGGCCCTTTGTATTTTGACATTGggaagaaagctctcaactatATTGCTGCTTCAGTATCATCTTGGGCTTCTCCTTTACCTGGTCAACTTATGGAGCTTCCTATTGGGAATGCCACGCTTAAAGTGCACCTGCCACCTGCTCATAGTTTACCTTTAGATGGTAGAATGTTCTTTGAAGAGTTAACTTCACCTATAGCTccttttcttccttctaatcaatcTGTACCACAAGGTCTGTTCCATGATTCAGACCTTTTTGGTATATTTAGAGGGCTTTTGATGCAGCTTTGGAGGCTATGGGAATTGTTACTCATTGGTGAACCAATTCTTGTCATAGCACCTACACCTCCCCAGTGCTCTGAAGCTGTTGCTGGTTTAGTTAGTTTGGTCGCTCCACTTCTTTGCAGTGTTGATTTCAGGCCTTATTTTACGATTCATGATCCAGAATTTGCCCAGTTAAACTCACTTCAAGAAG TAGGAAGCCCTGCTTCAAACTCAAATCGTCCTGCTATGTCTTCTCGGACCTCCATTGGCAAAATGCCTGATGGCCAAGATGGATTTGGGCTTCCACAACTTTCCTTGAAGAAGTTCACGCCTTCAAATTTCTTGAATGCCGTGAAATTGAGGAGGGATGGCCCTCTTTGCCTCATGACAGAACACAGAGAAGCGGTTTGGTCCACTTATACTGCTATTACAAAGCCAGACACATCTATTTTAAATAGGCTAATTGATGCAGGGATGTCACCAAGGGTTGAGGAATCAATGTCAGTTGTTAACAACGAGATACTCCGTCGGCATTTCTTGGAGCTCACTACCAACTTTTTAGCCCCGTTTGGTCCATATTTCAGGGCAACCACACCTTCTGAAGGATCATCTCCTTTTTTGGACCCCCCTCCCCTTCCCCATTTTGATAAAGAGGAGTTCTTAGCAAGCTTGTCAGCAAGAGGTCCGGGGAAGTTTCTGCTCAAGAGGATGAGATCAAATTGGCTGGATTTATACCG GCGGTTTATGAAAGGACACAACTTTTTGCCTTGGTTTAGAAGGAAGCGTGCTGTTGCTGAGCAAGAACAGCTTAGGTTGTGGAGGCAAGTTAGAATGAAGACTgacataaaaaaatttatatcaCAATTGTCAGAGGTGGAAATTGTTGATTCCTTCAATGCTATCGAGAGACATCTTCTTGGCGAACTGCAG CAGTCTGGTAGTGCTAATGCTAATGTAGACTCTGAGGCTGCTGCTCAGAAATTGAAGGGGGATTTGCTGGCTGTGTTTAACATGCTTCCTAAGGACGTGCAGGAACTTCTTCTTATGAATCCACACAGAGCAGCTCTTCTACAAGGACCTCCTGACTGCGAGGACCTTCCAAAGGAACCTCTTGTACAGAGTGCTGTTCTGTTCTCGAGTTCACCAAGATGA
- the LOC113742760 gene encoding uncharacterized protein isoform X2, translating into MSRSPSFHARSEPDAKVDEKAFQQWAVAFCIIRFDLEQGQLIEECYPPGCLTQNEELEVAFSSFPDSVSQQYNRSSIHDCIFFFRIRRQEKMQTANVVSHEIVEVDNEIASQDNKLLKLSNNAPRYLYGFVFNRQRHDERLKRGGEQKSVVILSHSPYSSVFRPLLQIMGPLYFDIGKKALNYIAASVSSWASPLPGQLMELPIGNATLKVHLPPAHSLPLDGRMFFEELTSPIAPFLPSNQSVPQGLFHDSDLFGIFRGLLMQLWRLWELLLIGEPILVIAPTPPQCSEAVAGLVSLVAPLLCSVDFRPYFTIHDPEFAQLNSLQEGATFPPMVLGVTNLFFLKALRNVPHIVSVGSPASNSNRPAMSSRTSIGKMPDGQDGFGLPQLSLKKFTPSNFLNAVKLRRDGPLCLMTEHREAVWSTYTAITKPDTSILNRLIDAGMSPRVEESMSVVNNEILRRHFLELTTNFLAPFGPYFRATTPSEGSSPFLDPPPLPHFDKEEFLASLSARGPGKFLLKRMRSNWLDLYRRFMKGHNFLPWFRRKRAVAEQEQLRLWRQVRMKTDIKKFISQLSEVEIVDSFNAIERHLLGELQSGSANANVDSEAAAQKLKGDLLAVFNMLPKDVQELLLMNPHRAALLQGPPDCEDLPKEPLVQSAVLFSSSPR; encoded by the exons ATGAGTCGGTCACCGTCATTTCATGCAAGGTCAGAACCTGATGCAAAAGTCGATGAAAAAGCTTTTCAGCAATGGGCAGTTGCTTTTTGCATCATTAGATTTGATCTTGAGCAAGGGCAGCTCATTGAAGAGTGTTATCCACCAGGGTGTCTGACCCAAAATGAGGAGCTTGAAGTTGCATTTAGTTCATTCCCAGATTCTGTTTCACAACAATATAACCGCTCCAGCATCCATGACTGCATCTTCTTCTTTAGGATACGAAGGCAGGAGAAAATGCAGACGGCAAATGTAGTCTCCCATGAGATAGTTGAAGTAGATAACGAGATTGCATCACAAGATAATAAGCTTCTAAAGCTGTCTAATAACGCTCCAAGGTATTTATATGGATTTGTATTTAATAGGCAGAGACATGATGAAAGGTTAAAGCGAGGTGGCGAACAAAAATCGGTTGTAATTCTTTCCCATAGCCCATACTCTAGTGTATTTAGACCTTTGTTACAAATCATGGGCCCTTTGTATTTTGACATTGggaagaaagctctcaactatATTGCTGCTTCAGTATCATCTTGGGCTTCTCCTTTACCTGGTCAACTTATGGAGCTTCCTATTGGGAATGCCACGCTTAAAGTGCACCTGCCACCTGCTCATAGTTTACCTTTAGATGGTAGAATGTTCTTTGAAGAGTTAACTTCACCTATAGCTccttttcttccttctaatcaatcTGTACCACAAGGTCTGTTCCATGATTCAGACCTTTTTGGTATATTTAGAGGGCTTTTGATGCAGCTTTGGAGGCTATGGGAATTGTTACTCATTGGTGAACCAATTCTTGTCATAGCACCTACACCTCCCCAGTGCTCTGAAGCTGTTGCTGGTTTAGTTAGTTTGGTCGCTCCACTTCTTTGCAGTGTTGATTTCAGGCCTTATTTTACGATTCATGATCCAGAATTTGCCCAGTTAAACTCACTTCAAGAAGGTGCAACTTTCCCTCCAATGGTTTTGGGGGTGACAAATCTTTTTTTCCTTAAGGCTCTTCGTAATGTTCCTCACATTGTTTCAGTAGGAAGCCCTGCTTCAAACTCAAATCGTCCTGCTATGTCTTCTCGGACCTCCATTGGCAAAATGCCTGATGGCCAAGATGGATTTGGGCTTCCACAACTTTCCTTGAAGAAGTTCACGCCTTCAAATTTCTTGAATGCCGTGAAATTGAGGAGGGATGGCCCTCTTTGCCTCATGACAGAACACAGAGAAGCGGTTTGGTCCACTTATACTGCTATTACAAAGCCAGACACATCTATTTTAAATAGGCTAATTGATGCAGGGATGTCACCAAGGGTTGAGGAATCAATGTCAGTTGTTAACAACGAGATACTCCGTCGGCATTTCTTGGAGCTCACTACCAACTTTTTAGCCCCGTTTGGTCCATATTTCAGGGCAACCACACCTTCTGAAGGATCATCTCCTTTTTTGGACCCCCCTCCCCTTCCCCATTTTGATAAAGAGGAGTTCTTAGCAAGCTTGTCAGCAAGAGGTCCGGGGAAGTTTCTGCTCAAGAGGATGAGATCAAATTGGCTGGATTTATACCG GCGGTTTATGAAAGGACACAACTTTTTGCCTTGGTTTAGAAGGAAGCGTGCTGTTGCTGAGCAAGAACAGCTTAGGTTGTGGAGGCAAGTTAGAATGAAGACTgacataaaaaaatttatatcaCAATTGTCAGAGGTGGAAATTGTTGATTCCTTCAATGCTATCGAGAGACATCTTCTTGGCGAACTGCAG TCTGGTAGTGCTAATGCTAATGTAGACTCTGAGGCTGCTGCTCAGAAATTGAAGGGGGATTTGCTGGCTGTGTTTAACATGCTTCCTAAGGACGTGCAGGAACTTCTTCTTATGAATCCACACAGAGCAGCTCTTCTACAAGGACCTCCTGACTGCGAGGACCTTCCAAAGGAACCTCTTGTACAGAGTGCTGTTCTGTTCTCGAGTTCACCAAGATGA
- the LOC113742760 gene encoding uncharacterized protein isoform X4, giving the protein MSRSPSFHARSEPDAKVDEKAFQQWAVAFCIIRFDLEQGQLIEECYPPGCLTQNEELEVAFSSFPDSVSQQYNRSSIHDCIFFFRIRRQEKMQTANVVSHEIVEVDNEIASQDNKLLKLSNNAPRYLYGFVFNRQRHDERLKRGGEQKSVVILSHSPYSSVFRPLLQIMGPLYFDIGKKALNYIAASVSSWASPLPGQLMELPIGNATLKVHLPPAHSLPLDGRMFFEELTSPIAPFLPSNQSVPQGLFHDSDLFGIFRGLLMQLWRLWELLLIGEPILVIAPTPPQCSEAVAGLVSLVAPLLCSVDFRPYFTIHDPEFAQLNSLQEGATFPPMVLGVTNLFFLKALRNVPHIVSVGSPASNSNRPAMSSRTSIGKMPDGQDGFGLPQLSLKKFTPSNFLNAVKLRRDGPLCLMTEHREAVWSTYTAITKPDTSILNRLIDAGMSPRVEESMSVVNNEILRRHFLELTTNFLAPFGPYFRATTPSEGSSPFLDPPPLPHFDKEEFLASLSARGPGKFLLKRMRSNWLDLYRRFMKGHNFLPWFRRKRAVAEQEQLRLWRQVRMKTDIKKFISQLSEVEIVDSFNAIERHLLGELQELLLMNPHRAALLQGPPDCEDLPKEPLVQSAVLFSSSPR; this is encoded by the exons ATGAGTCGGTCACCGTCATTTCATGCAAGGTCAGAACCTGATGCAAAAGTCGATGAAAAAGCTTTTCAGCAATGGGCAGTTGCTTTTTGCATCATTAGATTTGATCTTGAGCAAGGGCAGCTCATTGAAGAGTGTTATCCACCAGGGTGTCTGACCCAAAATGAGGAGCTTGAAGTTGCATTTAGTTCATTCCCAGATTCTGTTTCACAACAATATAACCGCTCCAGCATCCATGACTGCATCTTCTTCTTTAGGATACGAAGGCAGGAGAAAATGCAGACGGCAAATGTAGTCTCCCATGAGATAGTTGAAGTAGATAACGAGATTGCATCACAAGATAATAAGCTTCTAAAGCTGTCTAATAACGCTCCAAGGTATTTATATGGATTTGTATTTAATAGGCAGAGACATGATGAAAGGTTAAAGCGAGGTGGCGAACAAAAATCGGTTGTAATTCTTTCCCATAGCCCATACTCTAGTGTATTTAGACCTTTGTTACAAATCATGGGCCCTTTGTATTTTGACATTGggaagaaagctctcaactatATTGCTGCTTCAGTATCATCTTGGGCTTCTCCTTTACCTGGTCAACTTATGGAGCTTCCTATTGGGAATGCCACGCTTAAAGTGCACCTGCCACCTGCTCATAGTTTACCTTTAGATGGTAGAATGTTCTTTGAAGAGTTAACTTCACCTATAGCTccttttcttccttctaatcaatcTGTACCACAAGGTCTGTTCCATGATTCAGACCTTTTTGGTATATTTAGAGGGCTTTTGATGCAGCTTTGGAGGCTATGGGAATTGTTACTCATTGGTGAACCAATTCTTGTCATAGCACCTACACCTCCCCAGTGCTCTGAAGCTGTTGCTGGTTTAGTTAGTTTGGTCGCTCCACTTCTTTGCAGTGTTGATTTCAGGCCTTATTTTACGATTCATGATCCAGAATTTGCCCAGTTAAACTCACTTCAAGAAGGTGCAACTTTCCCTCCAATGGTTTTGGGGGTGACAAATCTTTTTTTCCTTAAGGCTCTTCGTAATGTTCCTCACATTGTTTCAGTAGGAAGCCCTGCTTCAAACTCAAATCGTCCTGCTATGTCTTCTCGGACCTCCATTGGCAAAATGCCTGATGGCCAAGATGGATTTGGGCTTCCACAACTTTCCTTGAAGAAGTTCACGCCTTCAAATTTCTTGAATGCCGTGAAATTGAGGAGGGATGGCCCTCTTTGCCTCATGACAGAACACAGAGAAGCGGTTTGGTCCACTTATACTGCTATTACAAAGCCAGACACATCTATTTTAAATAGGCTAATTGATGCAGGGATGTCACCAAGGGTTGAGGAATCAATGTCAGTTGTTAACAACGAGATACTCCGTCGGCATTTCTTGGAGCTCACTACCAACTTTTTAGCCCCGTTTGGTCCATATTTCAGGGCAACCACACCTTCTGAAGGATCATCTCCTTTTTTGGACCCCCCTCCCCTTCCCCATTTTGATAAAGAGGAGTTCTTAGCAAGCTTGTCAGCAAGAGGTCCGGGGAAGTTTCTGCTCAAGAGGATGAGATCAAATTGGCTGGATTTATACCG GCGGTTTATGAAAGGACACAACTTTTTGCCTTGGTTTAGAAGGAAGCGTGCTGTTGCTGAGCAAGAACAGCTTAGGTTGTGGAGGCAAGTTAGAATGAAGACTgacataaaaaaatttatatcaCAATTGTCAGAGGTGGAAATTGTTGATTCCTTCAATGCTATCGAGAGACATCTTCTTGGCGAACTGCAG GAACTTCTTCTTATGAATCCACACAGAGCAGCTCTTCTACAAGGACCTCCTGACTGCGAGGACCTTCCAAAGGAACCTCTTGTACAGAGTGCTGTTCTGTTCTCGAGTTCACCAAGATGA
- the LOC113742760 gene encoding uncharacterized protein isoform X6, with product MSRSPSFHARSEPDAKVDEKAFQQWAVAFCIIRFDLEQGQLIEECYPPGCLTQNEELEVAFSSFPDSVSQQYNRSSIHDCIFFFRIRRQEKMQTANVVSHEIVEVDNEIASQDNKLLKLSNNAPRYLYGFVFNRQRHDERLKRGGEQKSVVILSHSPYSSVFRPLLQIMGPLYFDIGKKALNYIAASVSSWASPLPGQLMELPIGNATLKVHLPPAHSLPLDGRMFFEELTSPIAPFLPSNQSVPQGLFHDSDLFGIFRGLLMQLWRLWELLLIGEPILVIAPTPPQCSEAVAGLVSLVAPLLCSVDFRPYFTIHDPEFAQLNSLQEGATFPPMVLGVTNLFFLKALRNVPHIVSVGSPASNSNRPAMSSRTSIGKMPDGQDGFGLPQLSLKKFTPSNFLNAVKLRRDGPLCLMTEHREAVWSTYTAITKPDTSILNRLIDAGMSPRVEESMSVVNNEILRRHFLELTTNFLAPFGPYFRATTPSEGSSPFLDPPPLPHFDKEEFLASLSARGPGKFLLKRMRSNWLDLYRRFMKGHNFLPWFRRKRAVAEQEQLRLWRQVRMKTDIKKFISQLSEVEIVDSFNAIERHLLGELQGI from the exons ATGAGTCGGTCACCGTCATTTCATGCAAGGTCAGAACCTGATGCAAAAGTCGATGAAAAAGCTTTTCAGCAATGGGCAGTTGCTTTTTGCATCATTAGATTTGATCTTGAGCAAGGGCAGCTCATTGAAGAGTGTTATCCACCAGGGTGTCTGACCCAAAATGAGGAGCTTGAAGTTGCATTTAGTTCATTCCCAGATTCTGTTTCACAACAATATAACCGCTCCAGCATCCATGACTGCATCTTCTTCTTTAGGATACGAAGGCAGGAGAAAATGCAGACGGCAAATGTAGTCTCCCATGAGATAGTTGAAGTAGATAACGAGATTGCATCACAAGATAATAAGCTTCTAAAGCTGTCTAATAACGCTCCAAGGTATTTATATGGATTTGTATTTAATAGGCAGAGACATGATGAAAGGTTAAAGCGAGGTGGCGAACAAAAATCGGTTGTAATTCTTTCCCATAGCCCATACTCTAGTGTATTTAGACCTTTGTTACAAATCATGGGCCCTTTGTATTTTGACATTGggaagaaagctctcaactatATTGCTGCTTCAGTATCATCTTGGGCTTCTCCTTTACCTGGTCAACTTATGGAGCTTCCTATTGGGAATGCCACGCTTAAAGTGCACCTGCCACCTGCTCATAGTTTACCTTTAGATGGTAGAATGTTCTTTGAAGAGTTAACTTCACCTATAGCTccttttcttccttctaatcaatcTGTACCACAAGGTCTGTTCCATGATTCAGACCTTTTTGGTATATTTAGAGGGCTTTTGATGCAGCTTTGGAGGCTATGGGAATTGTTACTCATTGGTGAACCAATTCTTGTCATAGCACCTACACCTCCCCAGTGCTCTGAAGCTGTTGCTGGTTTAGTTAGTTTGGTCGCTCCACTTCTTTGCAGTGTTGATTTCAGGCCTTATTTTACGATTCATGATCCAGAATTTGCCCAGTTAAACTCACTTCAAGAAGGTGCAACTTTCCCTCCAATGGTTTTGGGGGTGACAAATCTTTTTTTCCTTAAGGCTCTTCGTAATGTTCCTCACATTGTTTCAGTAGGAAGCCCTGCTTCAAACTCAAATCGTCCTGCTATGTCTTCTCGGACCTCCATTGGCAAAATGCCTGATGGCCAAGATGGATTTGGGCTTCCACAACTTTCCTTGAAGAAGTTCACGCCTTCAAATTTCTTGAATGCCGTGAAATTGAGGAGGGATGGCCCTCTTTGCCTCATGACAGAACACAGAGAAGCGGTTTGGTCCACTTATACTGCTATTACAAAGCCAGACACATCTATTTTAAATAGGCTAATTGATGCAGGGATGTCACCAAGGGTTGAGGAATCAATGTCAGTTGTTAACAACGAGATACTCCGTCGGCATTTCTTGGAGCTCACTACCAACTTTTTAGCCCCGTTTGGTCCATATTTCAGGGCAACCACACCTTCTGAAGGATCATCTCCTTTTTTGGACCCCCCTCCCCTTCCCCATTTTGATAAAGAGGAGTTCTTAGCAAGCTTGTCAGCAAGAGGTCCGGGGAAGTTTCTGCTCAAGAGGATGAGATCAAATTGGCTGGATTTATACCG GCGGTTTATGAAAGGACACAACTTTTTGCCTTGGTTTAGAAGGAAGCGTGCTGTTGCTGAGCAAGAACAGCTTAGGTTGTGGAGGCAAGTTAGAATGAAGACTgacataaaaaaatttatatcaCAATTGTCAGAGGTGGAAATTGTTGATTCCTTCAATGCTATCGAGAGACATCTTCTTGGCGAACTGCAG GGCATATAA